The Lolium perenne isolate Kyuss_39 chromosome 6, Kyuss_2.0, whole genome shotgun sequence genome segment GGAAGTCCTGCTTTTCCTTCGCCATGTTGCTCATCAGCCGGTACGATTGGGATGAGTTTAATCTCTTGATTGGTAGCGACGTGCACTTGCATTGCGGCGCATATATAGTACTCGACTGTTGTTGTAAGGGAATAAGGATTCTACCTAGTACATTAATATGTGTTTGGTGctagtactactccctccgttccataaaAGATGTCATCTCCACCGGCACGTTCCATAGCGGTTCCGATAGCGATTTGGTGGTCGGGAGTGTAAATGGCCTCACACCGACAATACGAGACGTGGTTGTTGTTCATCAATTGTTGCTGGTGTTTGGGCAAGCGTCTGGGTTACACGTGAACTACCGTAAGACGTCATCAACTTTGATCAGAGGATGAGAGCCAGACAAGAGCTTGATCGAGGCCATGCTACACTGCGAGATCAAGAAATTTCCGATCAGGTACCTAGGGCTACGACTTGAGCTCGGGCCACTTACTAGAACTCAGTGGCAGCCCGTGCGTGGTAGAGGGGCTTGATCGCGTGACCTGGATGGCTTATTTTGGCATAGTCTGTCATGTTGGCACGGACGGTACACCACCTGCTGATCACGGAAGCACTGGTGTGGTTGGTCGAGGAGATTGAGAGGAGCCTCAAGGGATTTTTTTGGCGGGAGTGGATAAAACCAATGGAGGGCAATGCCTCGTGGCGTGGGACAAAGATCGCAAGTGGTTTGATGGCCTGGTATGTATAGTGGAAGAGCACCACCGTGGCAAGTACATGAGGCGGTACCGACGTAGTGGTGTACTACACCATGTAAGTacgtgatgcatgtaaaatacatACATGAACCTTGTAGTTTATTGTACTAAAATCTTTATTATATTACAATTTTATTATATTTATTGAGACTAACCTATTATTGGTTTCAAAAGTGCACACGTTTTTGTTTTAAACTTTGTTCTGTCGGAAATAAGCAAATATGGAAGGAGACCGGTTATTATGGTGAAATCAGAAGTTTCCTTAATTATGTCCCTACATGATACTTTTTTACAAATCGCCCCAAATAGACCCGGAGATGGCATCAAACGAAAAAAGTGCAAGCTATAGAAGTTGTGGAGAATTTTCTGAAGTTCAATTTGACGTAAAACACGTCCCTACGGATTTCGTATGCGAAATTGGAGTAAGTATGTGAAATCGGCGCCCATTTTACTGAAGGGTATAGAGGCAGTTTTGGAAACCCGAAAATTGATAACGTGATTGACACAAACTTTTGCCATATTTGATGTATTCAGCCAAGCCACGACTTTATGGATTCATAAAGTACAGAGGGGAGTCCTAAGATGGTtttagaggtgcccaagagcccttggatcaaaggggcatcaaTCCCATGACCAAGATTGCATCTCCACCTCTATATATTGAGTGGAAACCCTTGTTTTGGAGGCACACATCCATTGTGAcaaaaatcctcctccttggcagcagccaaggacGGGGAGAACCTTCTCAACACCAGCATCAAgtccaaggaagaagaaggggcaagGGGTCGCTGCCCCCAAGGGCAGCCGCCGCCCCTCCAGGAGCCGCGCCACCGGGATGCtgcctgatacgttgcaaacgtatttataatttttgatgctccatgcttgttttacactaatttATATAtgatttgcttacacttcgttgcactttcatacattttccggcactaacctattgataagatgccacagtgccagtttcctgttttctgctgttttgtatttcagaaaaattgaacatcaaatattctcgaaattggacgaaacaaaagccgaagttaataTTTTACTGTAACAAAGACGAAGTAAAAGTAAAtgctagtttaattccgcatttgttaagcccatctcgtaaaagttttaaatcgcctattcacccccctctagacgacatctgtgtcctttcaattagtatcagagcaaggtctctcattcttaggcttcaccgccttgagagtaaagatgtcggttaggggattagtgcacaataacttgtttatatttgatggcacaaattatgatctatggaaaatttatgtgcttaatattttgcggggtagttccccggacatggagcggttTCTTGACTGGTAAGGCCTTTGTGAAACCATCGGCAACTTGGTCACTGCTTGAAATGAACTTGATATCCAAATTTTTACTtgcacctctctctctctctggcaaAGAAATGATAAATCCAAATATGTAGATGCCAGCAATAAAAATATTGGAAAAGAATGCAGGTGCGAGTTTGCTGAAGAAAACAATCTGTTAAAGTGCCATACAGTTTTTAACCGAGCAGATCACTTGGCACAACAGGTACCCGATGGAAGACGTGACGGGTACCCGGTGGAAGACGTGACGGGTACCCGATGGACTGGGCGCGTGGTGCTCCATCGTCAACAGCGAGCTAATCCCGCACCAGGGCAACGCTGATGACAGGCGAGAATTGCCTCAGATAATGAATGAACAACTATATATACAAACTGCCCAGGTCAACCTAATCAACTTTTGAACATAGCAGGAGAATAAGAACTACCACGCTATTAATTACAAGAATGATCAAGCTGCAGTTGCACAATACAAAAATTCTGCGAGAATTAAACTAGTAGCTAGCCGCGCCATCGCCAAGCGTCCAAAGTCTTAAGTCGCGAAGTTAATATTTTACTGTAACaaagacgaagtccggaggagagacgaagaggggccacaataTCAACTTGCGGACGGATTGAGGTTACATTTGAACTCATCAATAGCCTTGACTGGTAAGGCCTTTGTGAAACCATCAGTTACTTGAAATGAACTTGATATCCAAACTTTTACTTTCAACTCTCTCTCACAAAAAATAAAAGTTAATCTCAGTATGTTTAGTGCGAGCATGAAAGATAGGGTTGGCTAACAAGTACGTTGCACCTAAATTATCACACCACAAACATGGTTTCTCCTAGAGTGTAACACCGATTAATCAAGTAGAGCCTCAACCCATATCAACTATGACGTGGCATTTGCTAGGACCTTGTACTCAACGCCTGCACTAGATCTTGAGACAGTGTTCTTGCCGTGGTATTGTTGAGATAGATCCTACGGGGGTAGCTTACGAGAGGTGGTTGACGATGACGGCGTTGGAGCACCTGGACGAGATTGACACATGGTATGATGTACCTAGGCTTGGCCCCTCTAGGTGGAGATAAAGACTTACTCCTGCTTGATTATATTGATATCTATATATTTACAGTGTTATCGACGACATATATGATGGCTATGGAAGCTACAACGGCTATGGAGGCTATGAGGATAATTGATTCCCGCCTCAATGATATCCTAGTCAAGCTTTATATTGGCAAGTTGACCGAGGTTTTTTCACTATTCCGGCGAGCTATCTAAAACCCCTAGTCAACTACCACAATTAATTCATTTGCTTCTTCTCCAAGATGGTCTTGAGTGgatcgacatgtccttcacgccATATTGAGACTTGGTTAACACGAGCAAGGTGGCGACTGAATTAGGCCACCCCGATCTTGAATTTTACTCTAAAATTTAATATGGCATATCATGCTAAGGCAGCGAATAGCATGTTGATTTTTTTTATAGAACGAATAGCATGTTGATGAATTTAAATATTGGCTCGGGCCCATCCATTGCTTCAGGGCAGCGGAAAACGGGTCCACCAGCCCGCTAGGCCCATAAAGACACAGCCGCTCCCTGAGTGAGCCCGCCGtatgctcaaaaaaaaaaaaggatgaGCCCGTCGATTCGAGCCGAACGCGCAGAAAACTCGGCGCGCCTCGCTGGCTGGCTTCCCGCGAAGCCACCCCGTTCGCGCCAAAATCCACCCTGCTCTCCCGCCGCTTCCGCCATTACTTCTACCACCATCCACAGTGACGCCCACCCCACCCATCTACCTCCCACTCTCCCGTTCCCACCTCCGTCCGTCTCTCCACGCCCGCGCCGATGGGCCCAGCCACGCAGCAGCGCCGCCGCACCCGCGCGCGCCGGACTGCCACCAGCAAGCCCAGGCCGACGgcggacgacgacggcgacgtcAGGTGCGAGGCGTGCGGGTCAGGCGACGACGCGGACGAGCTGCTGCTGTGCGACGGCTGCGACCGCGGCGTCcacatcttctgcctccgcccaaTCCTgccccgcgtccccgccggcgatTGGTTCTGTCCCTCCTGCACCACCTCGCCCAAATCCGGCACCGTCATCCAGACCAAGATGCCCAAACGTAAGCAAAAATCCCCACCGATTCAACCATCTTTCCTTAATCGTCAGATCTGTATGTTTGCTGAACCCGATCTTGCTTTTTTCTCTCTCGCAGAATTCCCCCTGATTCAGACGAAGATCGTTGACTTCTTCAAGATCCAGcgggggccggcggcggcggccgagccGACGGAggggaagaagaggaagcggAGGGCGTTGGTGGTGTCCAAGAAGAGGAGCAGGAAGCTGCTGCCCTTCACCCCCAGCGAGGACCCCGCGCGGCGCCTCACGCAGATGGCGTCGCTCGCCACGGCGCTCACGGCCACCGGCGCCGTCTTCAGCAACGACCTCACCTACGTCCCCGGCATGGCGCCCCGCTCCGCCAACAGCGCCGCCCTCGAAGCGGGAGGGATGCAGGTCAGACAGCCACCTGCCTCAAATTCCACCACCTAATCTCATCtcgaccaattccaaaaccatttCCGTGTTGCTGAATCTTGCTTGGTGACGTTCCATCTCAGGTGCTGCCGAGGGAGGACGTGGAGACCTTGAGTCTGTGCAAGAGGATGATGGAGCGGGGGGAGTGGCCTCCCCTCCTCGTCGTCTTCGATCCGGTGGAAGGGTCAGTACAATCTGTTCACTTACCTGCTGATCTACCACCTTGTTCTATTCTATCTGTGTACTGAATTTCCTGTGGACAGGTTCACGGTGGAGGCAGACAGGTGCATCAAGGACCTGACCATCATCACCGAGTACGTCGGCGACGTGGACTACCTGCGCAACCGCGAGCACGACGACGGGGACAGCATGATGACGCTGCTCTCCGCCGCACCGCCATCCAAGAGCCTCGTCGTCTGCCCCGACAAGCGGAGCAACATCGCGCGGTACATCAACGGGATCAACAACCACACGCCGTAAGCATCATACTGACACTGCAGAATCACACCCATCTGATACTACCTTGATTGCAGCTGTGCCTGAGACTAATTTCATCGTTGCAGGGAGGGCAGGAAGAAGCAGAACCTCAAGTGCGTGCGGTACGCCGTCGACGGTCAGTGCCGCGTGCTCCTGGTGGCCAACCGGGACATCTCCAACGGGGAGAGGCTCTACTATGATTACAATGGGTCTGAGCATGAGTACCCAACTCACCATTTTGTATGACATGACCTGCTGATGGTTGTTAACCTGCATATTCGTTTATAGGAAAATGATTCTGTTGATACCCAACCCCAAGATTCAGTTAGTGCACTCACCTAATTTGTAGATTTGGATTGCCTTTAACCCTGGAATTGGTACAAGGGAAATTGTATTGTCAAACATTGTGTAACAATTTGAATGGTACTGAAGGAATGTAATGGCAAATGGGGTTTTTCTGTTCCATCTCTGTGCCTCTGTCTGGTGTGATTGCTCCTGTCAACGTTGTTATTTTAAGCGGCAAATGCTGGGAAAAGGATTAATTTTTTTGCTAGGGGTATTTTCAGTGAAATGTGCTATATGGCAAATGGAAGAATTCTGAAGTGAAACTGACATCGTGGGCTGTTGAGATTTCTGAGCTTTTTTCCTTTGCAATCTGTGGGTACTCGGCAGCTGCCTTTTTGTTCAATAAGGCTCCAGCTTAGCTCAGTAGCATCAGAAATGCAGAATCTAACACTCTACACCATCTAGCATGCTCAAATTGGTGTTGAGCTCTTTTATCCTTTCTGCATATATGCAGAGGATGTGATGATCCCCGTTCATCTTGTGATGCAAGAATTGAATGGTTGCATGAAAAGTGAGATTGAATTGAACAGCATGAGCTTGAATTGAACAGCATCACTGGCTGGAACGGATAAAAGGGGAGCTGTGTTGTCAAAATATTGTGTATCCAATCGAATGGTACTTAATTCTATCG includes the following:
- the LOC127308655 gene encoding histone-lysine N-methyltransferase ATXR6 codes for the protein MGPATQQRRRTRARRTATSKPRPTADDDGDVRCEACGSGDDADELLLCDGCDRGVHIFCLRPILPRVPAGDWFCPSCTTSPKSGTVIQTKMPKQFPLIQTKIVDFFKIQRGPAAAAEPTEGKKRKRRALVVSKKRSRKLLPFTPSEDPARRLTQMASLATALTATGAVFSNDLTYVPGMAPRSANSAALEAGGMQVLPREDVETLSLCKRMMERGEWPPLLVVFDPVEGFTVEADRCIKDLTIITEYVGDVDYLRNREHDDGDSMMTLLSAAPPSKSLVVCPDKRSNIARYINGINNHTPEGRKKQNLKCVRYAVDGQCRVLLVANRDISNGERLYYDYNGSEHEYPTHHFV